The Acinetobacter sp. SAAs474 DNA window GCGAGTATTCCATTAGGATTAAATATTGATGGAACCGTGATGCAACCGACTATTGTCGTAGATGTAACTAAAGAAATGTTATTATATGCTGAAGAATCCTTTGGTCCAGTCTGTACCGTACAACGGTTTAAAACAGTCAATGAAGCGATTGAACTCGCGAATGATTCTGAGTTTGGCTTATCTTCAGCCGTCTTTAGCCAAAATTTAGCGGAAGCACTCTCTGTTGCAAAACGGATTGACTCAGGCATTTGTCATATTAATGGTGCAACCGTACACGACGAAGCACAAATGCCATTTGGGGGCGTAAAACAAAGTGGTTATGGACGCTTTGGAAGCAAGGCTTCGATAGCTGAATTTACTGAACTACGTTGGATCACCATCCAAACCAGCCCACGTCATTATCCTATTTAACAAAGGAATAAGAGTTGACATGAAGTCAACTCTTTCCGTTAAAACAGAATAGATAAAATTACATGGAGTAATAACAATGGCACACATGACAGTTCATGCACAAAAATATCCTGAGCGATTGGTTAAATTAGGTAGTCATGAAATAGATTTTAAATATAAAGACGAAACCTTATATATCTCTCCAAAGGAACAGCTCAAGCCTTATCCACAAAAATTGACAGACCGCTTGTTGCAATATGCAGCATCACATCCTCATCGTATATTTGCAGCAAAACGCGATACTAAAGGCCAATGGGTTGAGCTGACTTATGCTGAAACTGTAAATCATGCATGGCGCATTGCTCAATCATTAAAAAAATATACACATTTATCTGATGATCGCCCAATTGTTATTTTATCTGGTAATGATCTTGAACATTTAACCTTATCTATGGGTGCGATGTTAGCGGGTATTCCATTTTCTGCTATCTCACCTGCATATTCACTTATTTCAAAAGATTTTGGAAAACTTAAGCATATTTTTGATGTCCTTACACCAGGACTTGTTTTTGCAAATGATGGCGATGCTTTTGCAACAGCAATTGCAACTTGTCGTAATGCAGATGATATCGAGATCATCACCACATCAGGGCAATTTGCAGGCCAAGTATGTACTGCTTTTTCAGATTTACTGGATACTGAAATTACAGATATTCAATCACACTATGCCACTATTGATGAACATCAAATTGCAAAGTTTTTATTTACCTCTGGCTCTACAAAAATGCCAAAGGCTGTACCAACAACGCATTTAATGTTATGTACCAATCAGCAAATGTTGCTACAAACTTTCCCTGAATTTGCAGAAACGCCTCCTGTTTTAGTGGATTGGTTAGCATGGCATCATACTTTTGGTGGTAGTCATAATGTGGGTATTGCATTATACAATGGCGGAACAATCTATATTGATGACGGCAAGCCAGTACCTGGAAAGATGGAAGAAACTATTCGCAATTTAAAAGAGATTGCACCAACGGTTTATTTAAATGTGCCTAAAGGTTGGGAGGAAATTACGACTGCATTGGAGCAAGATGCTAAATTACGTGAAAAATTCTTTAGTCGCGTTAAAATCCTATTTTTTGCAGGTGCAGCACTTTCTGAAGCAGGTTGGAATCGTTTAGATAAAATTGCACAAGATCATTGTGGTGAGCGTATTCGAATCATGAGCGGTTTGGGTATGACTGAAACTGCACCATCATGTGTCTTTACAACAGGTCCTAAAGTCATGGCTGGTTTTATTGGCTATCCAGCACCCGGCTGTGAAATCAAGCTTAGTCCTTTGGGTGACAAGCTTGAATTTTGTGTCCGTGGAAAAAATGTGATGAAACACTATTGGCGTTTAGCACATGATCAACAAGCCGATATTTTTGAT harbors:
- a CDS encoding feruloyl-CoA synthase yields the protein MAHMTVHAQKYPERLVKLGSHEIDFKYKDETLYISPKEQLKPYPQKLTDRLLQYAASHPHRIFAAKRDTKGQWVELTYAETVNHAWRIAQSLKKYTHLSDDRPIVILSGNDLEHLTLSMGAMLAGIPFSAISPAYSLISKDFGKLKHIFDVLTPGLVFANDGDAFATAIATCRNADDIEIITTSGQFAGQVCTAFSDLLDTEITDIQSHYATIDEHQIAKFLFTSGSTKMPKAVPTTHLMLCTNQQMLLQTFPEFAETPPVLVDWLAWHHTFGGSHNVGIALYNGGTIYIDDGKPVPGKMEETIRNLKEIAPTVYLNVPKGWEEITTALEQDAKLREKFFSRVKILFFAGAALSEAGWNRLDKIAQDHCGERIRIMSGLGMTETAPSCVFTTGPKVMAGFIGYPAPGCEIKLSPLGDKLEFCVRGKNVMKHYWRLAHDQQADIFDDEGFYRTGDAVVLVDPNDPSQGLMYDGRIAEDFKLNTGTFVNVGTLRNKVLINGNLLIQDVCITGSNLNAIGFLIFPKISACAEYSGLHIQTATTEEILTHPKVQHWFKQFLLNFNKDATGSSNTVSMLYLMVEPPQLDAGETTDKGNLNQNGILKRRATMVQELYEKHINNPLIIRIPTLKQ